The following coding sequences lie in one Streptomyces sp. NBC_00510 genomic window:
- a CDS encoding TerD family protein produces MTIELVHGQNHPLPGTSLVVRVSAGTPVVAGVSLGDGQGRVSGPGSVAHPGAPRLPGIQVPAGLAAEQRVTADLAAVPADVDRVHVLLALPPVAGAPTRFGACPAPHLTVAGPDGAPVVSFTVTGLGAEAAIVALELYRRQGAWKVRALGQGYGGGLAELLRDQGLGRSEADAVAARVADAVRPAPTVPTAPSPAPPPPPVPPTPPPADSVPHTVPPASAPVAGDAAGWSMEERLYNQVWGMFEDLARTIAAYRSAVDFAESRLDQELDTLLADPRTRVGPAAEAARDQARARQAELVDRARAVLDRDLAQLIAEAEVVEPALPPPYAGWESPAWHGYRAPAEPPMAVRLGDLHLPERPELRVPLLIRLPLERGLWVDSAQDRRRAVDVAVALAARLLASHPAGDCAVHVIDPAGSAGTALAPFTDSGALREPPATGAAGVAALLARLTERVDLVQMALRADVPFEVPPGVDPARQVLVVNDFPYGFDDRTVNQLRYLADEGPQVGVHLVLVADREDAREYGPLLDPLWRSMLRLTPQPDDHLADPWVGHAWTYEPLLAPAGSAVLAQVLRQVAAARRTYDPGRH; encoded by the coding sequence ATGACCATCGAGCTGGTCCACGGGCAGAACCATCCGCTTCCCGGCACCTCGCTGGTGGTACGGGTGTCGGCCGGCACGCCGGTGGTGGCCGGCGTCTCGCTGGGTGACGGGCAGGGGCGCGTGAGCGGCCCCGGGTCCGTCGCCCACCCCGGGGCGCCGCGGCTGCCGGGCATCCAGGTGCCCGCGGGCCTCGCCGCCGAGCAGCGCGTCACCGCCGACCTGGCGGCCGTGCCGGCGGACGTGGATCGCGTCCACGTCCTGCTGGCGCTGCCACCGGTCGCGGGGGCACCGACCCGCTTCGGGGCCTGCCCCGCGCCCCATCTGACCGTCGCCGGCCCCGACGGGGCGCCGGTCGTGAGCTTCACCGTCACCGGGCTCGGCGCCGAGGCCGCGATCGTCGCCCTGGAGCTCTACCGCCGCCAGGGCGCCTGGAAGGTGCGGGCGCTCGGCCAGGGGTACGGCGGCGGGCTGGCGGAGCTGCTGCGCGACCAGGGGCTGGGCCGCTCCGAGGCGGACGCCGTGGCCGCGCGCGTGGCGGACGCCGTACGCCCCGCGCCCACGGTGCCCACCGCACCCTCCCCCGCGCCGCCCCCGCCCCCCGTTCCCCCGACCCCGCCCCCCGCGGACTCCGTGCCGCACACGGTGCCCCCGGCCTCCGCCCCCGTCGCGGGTGACGCCGCGGGCTGGAGCATGGAGGAACGGCTCTACAACCAGGTCTGGGGGATGTTCGAGGACCTGGCCCGCACCATCGCGGCGTACCGCAGCGCCGTCGACTTCGCCGAGTCCCGGCTCGACCAAGAGCTGGACACGCTCCTCGCCGACCCGCGCACCCGGGTCGGCCCCGCCGCCGAGGCCGCCCGCGACCAGGCCAGGGCCCGCCAGGCCGAGCTGGTGGACCGGGCGCGTGCCGTGCTCGACCGCGACCTGGCCCAGCTCATCGCAGAGGCCGAGGTGGTCGAGCCCGCCCTGCCGCCGCCCTACGCGGGCTGGGAGAGCCCGGCCTGGCACGGCTACCGCGCCCCCGCCGAGCCGCCGATGGCGGTCCGGCTCGGCGACCTCCACCTGCCCGAGCGCCCGGAGCTGCGCGTCCCCCTGCTGATACGGCTGCCGCTGGAGCGCGGGCTGTGGGTGGACAGCGCCCAGGACCGCCGCCGTGCCGTGGACGTGGCCGTGGCGCTCGCCGCCCGCCTGCTGGCCTCCCACCCGGCGGGGGATTGCGCCGTCCACGTCATCGACCCGGCGGGCTCCGCCGGGACGGCGCTGGCCCCGTTCACGGACTCCGGCGCGCTGCGCGAGCCGCCCGCCACCGGCGCCGCCGGGGTGGCGGCCCTGCTCGCCCGGCTCACCGAGCGGGTCGACCTGGTGCAGATGGCCCTGCGCGCCGACGTCCCCTTCGAGGTCCCCCCGGGCGTCGACCCGGCCCGCCAGGTGCTGGTCGTCAACGACTTCCCGTACGGCTTCGACGACCGGACGGTCAACCAGCTGCGCTACCTCGCCGACGAGGGCCCGCAGGTCGGCGTCCACCTGGTCCTGGTCGCCGACCGCGAGGACGCCCGCGAGTACGGTCCGCTCCTCGACCCGCTGTGGCGCTCGATGCTGCGGCTGACCCCGCAGCCCGACGACCACCTCGCCGACCCCTGGGTGGGCCACGCCTGGACGTACGAACCGCTGCTGGCCCCGGCCGGCAGCGCGGTCCTGGCGCAGGTGCTGCGCCAGGTGGCCGCCGCGCGCCGGACCTACGACCCGGGCCGCCACTGA
- a CDS encoding acyltransferase: protein MTASGTSLPLPRPGTSGRHAARRGARAVATAATTAPGARDRYLDLLRALALVRVVTYHTFGWAWLSLVFPSLGVMFALAGSFMARSLEKRPALPVVRGRLRRLLPPLWCLGAVLVPAMLLHGWSPGEHHAGRWWARLLWWVVPLADPPGSVWAEQATGVLWYVRAYLWFVLLSPLLLRVFRRSPTAVIVASLAPVVLLQTLRIPPLGGAGSAVTDLATFLPCWLLGFAHRDGLLDRARAGLVPVLAAVAMAAGGWWAWSHRADGSYDLNEIPFAQALWSAGFVLLLLRFRPGAGPAGRLRPLDRAARIVSARAVTVYLWHEVALMLSVPLIDLMWRVRLLELSLPLDSTWFQFAVAWVLIAVAVLLLGRVEDLAAGRRPRLLP, encoded by the coding sequence GTGACCGCGTCCGGCACCTCCCTGCCCCTGCCGCGGCCCGGGACCTCCGGCCGGCACGCCGCCCGCCGCGGCGCGCGGGCGGTCGCCACCGCCGCCACCACTGCCCCGGGCGCCCGCGACCGATACCTGGACCTGCTGCGCGCCCTGGCGCTCGTCCGCGTCGTGACGTACCACACGTTCGGCTGGGCGTGGCTGAGCCTGGTCTTCCCCTCCCTCGGCGTGATGTTCGCCCTCGCGGGCTCGTTCATGGCGCGGTCGCTGGAGAAGCGGCCCGCGCTGCCGGTGGTGCGGGGGCGGCTGCGCAGGCTCCTGCCGCCGCTGTGGTGCCTCGGCGCCGTCCTGGTCCCGGCGATGCTGCTCCACGGCTGGTCGCCAGGAGAGCACCACGCGGGGCGCTGGTGGGCGCGGCTGCTGTGGTGGGTGGTGCCGCTGGCGGACCCGCCGGGCAGCGTCTGGGCCGAACAGGCCACGGGGGTCCTGTGGTATGTGCGCGCCTACCTGTGGTTCGTCCTGCTCTCGCCGCTGCTGCTGCGCGTGTTCCGGCGGTCACCCACCGCCGTGATCGTCGCCTCCCTCGCCCCGGTCGTGCTCCTGCAGACGCTCCGGATCCCGCCGTTGGGCGGGGCCGGGAGCGCCGTCACCGATCTGGCGACATTCCTCCCCTGCTGGCTGCTCGGCTTCGCCCACCGCGACGGACTGCTGGACCGCGCGCGGGCGGGCCTGGTGCCGGTCCTGGCCGCCGTCGCCATGGCGGCCGGCGGCTGGTGGGCCTGGTCCCACCGTGCGGACGGCTCGTACGACCTCAACGAGATCCCGTTCGCCCAGGCCCTGTGGTCGGCCGGTTTCGTCCTGCTCCTGCTGCGCTTCCGGCCGGGCGCCGGCCCGGCCGGGCGGCTCCGGCCGCTGGACCGGGCGGCGCGGATCGTCAGCGCGCGGGCCGTGACCGTCTACCTGTGGCACGAGGTCGCCCTCATGCTCAGCGTCCCCCTGATCGACCTGATGTGGCGGGTCAGGCTCCTCGAGCTGTCGCTGCCGCTGGACAGCACCTGGTTCCAGTTCGCGGTGGCCTGGGTGCTGATCGCGGTGGCGGTTCTGCTCCTGGGCCGGGTGGAGGACCTCGCCGCGGGGCGCCGGCCCCGGCTCCTGCCCTGA
- a CDS encoding chitinase produces the protein MKSRTAQLITGLVAVAVAATTASLLTGTEPAGSPARHAPEGREPVAEVAFTPYVDASRSTAYDMADAARRTGADGFTLGFVTARGDCAPTWDGRDGIAHGDLAGRIAALRAAGRDVRVSFGGADGTELAGACDDVDELASAYADVIGRYRLTGVDFDVEGDDLVDTAAGTRRARAVARLQREAEREGRTLSVSFTLPVMPSGLTPEACALLADARRQGVRVDAVNIMAMDYGETYTGDMGRYAIQAATAAQRQLKALLGLPDAAAWRTLSVTPMIGVNDIQGEVFTLRDAAALAAFAREKGLGGLSMWSADRDRPCEDDTKGTAPARCSGVDQPSLAFARALADA, from the coding sequence ATGAAGAGCCGCACGGCACAGCTGATCACCGGACTCGTGGCAGTCGCCGTCGCCGCCACGACCGCCTCCCTCCTCACCGGCACCGAGCCCGCCGGCTCCCCGGCGCGCCACGCGCCCGAGGGGAGGGAACCGGTGGCCGAGGTGGCCTTCACCCCCTACGTGGACGCCTCGCGTTCCACCGCGTACGACATGGCGGACGCCGCCCGCAGGACCGGGGCCGACGGTTTCACCCTCGGGTTCGTGACCGCTCGCGGTGACTGCGCCCCGACCTGGGACGGGCGCGACGGCATCGCCCACGGCGACCTGGCGGGCCGGATCGCCGCGCTGCGGGCCGCCGGCCGCGACGTGCGGGTCTCGTTCGGCGGCGCCGACGGCACGGAACTCGCCGGCGCCTGCGACGACGTGGACGAACTCGCCTCCGCCTACGCCGATGTGATCGGGCGTTACCGGCTGACCGGGGTCGACTTCGACGTCGAGGGCGACGACCTCGTGGACACCGCCGCCGGCACCCGCCGGGCGCGCGCCGTCGCCCGCCTCCAGCGGGAGGCCGAGCGGGAAGGCCGGACGCTGTCGGTCTCCTTCACGCTGCCCGTGATGCCGTCCGGGCTGACCCCCGAGGCCTGCGCGCTGCTCGCGGACGCCCGGCGCCAAGGGGTACGCGTCGACGCGGTCAACATCATGGCGATGGACTACGGGGAGACGTACACCGGCGACATGGGCCGGTACGCGATCCAGGCGGCCACCGCGGCGCAGCGGCAGCTCAAGGCTCTGCTGGGCCTGCCGGACGCCGCGGCGTGGCGGACCCTCTCGGTGACCCCGATGATCGGGGTGAACGACATCCAGGGCGAGGTGTTCACCCTGCGGGACGCGGCCGCACTGGCCGCCTTCGCCCGTGAAAAGGGGCTGGGCGGCCTGTCCATGTGGTCGGCAGACCGGGACCGGCCCTGCGAGGACGACACCAAGGGGACGGCCCCGGCCCGGTGCAGCGGGGTCGACCAGCCGTCACTGGCGTTCGCGCGGGCGCTCGCGGACGCGTGA
- a CDS encoding TerD family protein has protein sequence MTVNMTKGQKISLQKSDGGTLSSVRMGLGWQAAPRRGLFGSRTREIDLDASAVLFADKQPVDVVFFRHLVSDDGSVRHTGDNLVGGAGQGGDDESILVDLQRVPVHIDQIVFTVNSFTGQTFQEVQNAFCRLVDETNGQELARYTLTGGGGYTAQIMAKVQRSGDGWSMTAIGSPANGRTFQDLMPAILPAL, from the coding sequence GTGACGGTCAACATGACCAAGGGTCAGAAGATCAGCCTGCAGAAGTCGGACGGGGGGACGCTTTCGTCGGTCCGCATGGGGCTCGGCTGGCAGGCCGCCCCGCGTCGCGGTCTCTTCGGTTCCCGCACCCGGGAGATCGACCTCGACGCCTCCGCGGTCCTGTTCGCCGACAAGCAGCCCGTGGACGTGGTGTTCTTCCGTCACCTCGTCAGCGACGACGGCTCGGTCCGGCACACCGGCGACAACCTCGTCGGCGGTGCCGGACAGGGCGGCGACGACGAGTCGATCCTGGTCGACCTGCAGCGGGTGCCGGTGCACATCGACCAGATCGTCTTCACCGTCAACTCCTTCACCGGGCAGACCTTCCAGGAGGTGCAGAACGCCTTCTGCCGCCTGGTCGACGAGACCAACGGGCAGGAACTCGCCCGCTACACCCTGACCGGGGGCGGTGGCTACACCGCGCAGATCATGGCGAAGGTGCAGCGCAGCGGTGACGGCTGGTCGATGACCGCGATCGGCTCCCCGGCCAACGGCCGCACGTTCCAGGACCTCATGCCGGCGATCCTGCCGGCGCTCTGA
- a CDS encoding glycosyltransferase, which translates to MARTARHAAPGAITKVASAGRQAVPRPRVVMAVLGLFALVCVMLLDGYLHSEIGNDGRVHESGSASQVPASVLEGGPVLTFGADGEPVSHTLPPRTIALTFDDGPDPRWTAKVLAVLREHDAPGTFFVVGQMAARYPALIRDIVDSGGEIGVHTFSHVDLAYQDRARIDRELAQTQLALAGAAGITTSLFRAPYSSEADAVDDTTWPVYRYLGTKGYISAFVDTDSEDWRRPGVAAIVRDATPRGGKGASVLFHDAGGDRSQTVEALGTYIDTMKAKGYTFTTLTASLGATTANHRASGAELWQGRALIGVVALAEFTMPVLFWLLVVVGVAVLARFALMLVLARRHARIRGRRRFSWGPAVTEPVSVIVPAYNEKECIANTVGSLAASSHPVEIVVVDDGSTDGTAAIVEAMGLPQVRVVRQENAGKPAALNRGLEHARHDLVVMMDGDTVFEPGTVHRLVQPFADPRVGAVAGNAKVGNRGTVIGAWQHIEYVMGFNLDRRMYDLLGCMPTVPGAVGGFRRAALLEAGGMSGDTLAEDTDVTIALHRAGWRVVYAEHARAWTEAPGSIGQLWRQRYRWSYGTMQALWKHRRSLVDRGPSGRFGRVGMPLVVLFQIVTPLFAPLIDLLTVYGAVFVAPVRSLLAWAALMSVQLLCAAYAFRLDREHYRHLLMLPLQQIVYRQLMYLVLIHSCVTAMTGGRLRWQKLERTGEVNSPQASAGAAR; encoded by the coding sequence ATGGCGCGGACGGCCCGGCACGCGGCACCCGGTGCGATCACCAAGGTGGCGTCGGCCGGCCGGCAGGCCGTGCCCAGACCTCGCGTGGTCATGGCCGTGCTGGGGCTGTTCGCGCTCGTGTGCGTGATGCTGCTGGACGGTTACCTGCACTCGGAGATCGGCAACGACGGCCGCGTCCACGAGTCCGGGAGCGCGAGCCAGGTGCCCGCCTCCGTCCTCGAGGGCGGCCCCGTGCTGACCTTCGGCGCCGACGGCGAGCCCGTCAGCCACACCCTGCCGCCCCGGACGATCGCGCTCACCTTCGACGACGGCCCGGACCCCCGGTGGACCGCGAAGGTGCTCGCGGTGCTGCGCGAGCACGACGCGCCGGGCACCTTCTTCGTCGTCGGCCAGATGGCCGCCCGGTACCCCGCGCTCATCCGCGACATCGTCGACTCCGGCGGCGAGATCGGCGTCCACACCTTCTCCCACGTCGACCTGGCGTACCAGGACAGGGCCAGGATCGACCGGGAACTCGCCCAGACCCAGCTGGCGCTCGCGGGCGCCGCGGGCATCACGACCTCGCTCTTCCGCGCCCCGTACTCCTCCGAGGCCGACGCGGTCGACGACACCACGTGGCCCGTCTACCGCTACCTCGGCACCAAGGGCTACATCAGCGCCTTCGTCGACACCGACAGCGAGGACTGGCGGCGCCCCGGTGTCGCCGCCATCGTCCGCGACGCCACCCCCAGGGGCGGCAAGGGCGCCTCCGTGCTCTTCCACGACGCCGGTGGCGACCGCTCCCAGACCGTGGAGGCGCTCGGCACGTACATCGACACCATGAAGGCGAAGGGCTACACCTTCACGACGCTGACCGCGAGCCTGGGCGCCACGACCGCCAACCACCGGGCGAGCGGCGCCGAGTTGTGGCAGGGGCGCGCCCTGATCGGGGTCGTGGCGCTGGCCGAGTTCACCATGCCCGTCCTGTTCTGGCTGCTCGTCGTGGTCGGCGTCGCCGTCCTGGCCCGCTTCGCCCTGATGCTCGTCCTCGCCCGCCGGCACGCCAGGATCCGCGGCCGCCGCCGCTTCAGCTGGGGGCCCGCGGTCACCGAACCGGTCAGCGTCATCGTGCCCGCCTACAACGAGAAGGAGTGCATCGCCAACACCGTCGGCTCGCTCGCGGCCAGCAGCCACCCGGTGGAGATCGTCGTCGTGGACGACGGCTCGACCGACGGCACCGCCGCCATCGTCGAGGCGATGGGCCTGCCCCAGGTGCGCGTCGTGCGCCAGGAGAACGCGGGCAAGCCCGCCGCGCTCAACCGCGGCCTGGAGCACGCCCGTCACGACCTCGTCGTGATGATGGACGGCGACACCGTCTTCGAGCCCGGCACCGTGCACCGCCTCGTGCAGCCCTTCGCCGATCCACGGGTCGGCGCCGTCGCGGGCAACGCCAAGGTCGGCAACCGCGGCACGGTGATCGGGGCCTGGCAGCACATCGAGTACGTGATGGGCTTCAACCTCGACCGGCGCATGTACGACCTGCTCGGCTGCATGCCCACCGTCCCGGGCGCCGTCGGCGGCTTCCGCCGCGCCGCGCTGCTCGAGGCCGGGGGCATGAGCGGGGACACCCTCGCCGAGGACACCGACGTCACCATCGCGCTGCACCGCGCGGGCTGGCGCGTGGTGTACGCCGAGCACGCCCGCGCCTGGACCGAGGCACCGGGCAGCATCGGCCAGTTGTGGCGGCAGCGCTACCGCTGGAGCTACGGCACCATGCAGGCGCTGTGGAAGCACCGGCGCTCCCTGGTGGACCGCGGGCCCTCGGGACGCTTCGGCCGGGTCGGCATGCCGCTGGTCGTGCTCTTCCAGATCGTCACGCCCCTCTTCGCGCCGCTGATCGACCTCCTGACCGTCTACGGCGCCGTCTTCGTCGCCCCGGTCAGGTCGCTCCTCGCCTGGGCCGCGCTGATGTCCGTGCAGCTGCTGTGCGCGGCCTACGCCTTCCGCCTGGACCGCGAGCACTACCGCCACCTGCTGATGCTGCCGCTGCAGCAGATCGTCTACCGGCAGCTGATGTACCTCGTCCTGATCCACTCCTGCGTCACGGCCATGACCGGAGGCCGGCTGCGCTGGCAGAAGCTCGAGCGCACCGGCGAGGTCAACTCCCCACAGGCGTCCGCGGGAGCCGCCCGGTGA
- the uvrB gene encoding excinuclease ABC subunit UvrB, with amino-acid sequence MRPVSDIERSVAPFEVVSPFQPSGDQPTAIDDLERRIRAGENDVVLLGATGTGKSATTAWMIERLQRPTLVMAPNKTLAAQLANEFRELLPNNAVEYFVSYYDYYQPEAYVPQTDTYIEKDSSINEEVERLRHSTTNSLLTRRDVVVVASVSCIYGLGTPQEYIDRMVRLKVGQEIDRDALLRKFVDIQYARNDVAFTRGTFRVRGDTIEIFPVYEELAVRIEMFGDEIEALYTLHPLTGEIITDDQQLYVFPATHYVAGPERMERAIAGIEKELGEQLAVMEKQGKLLEAQRLRMRTTYDIEMMRQIGTCSGIENYSRHIDGREAGSAPDTLIDYFPEDFLLVIDESHVTVPQIGAMYEGDASRKRTLVDHGFRLPSALDNRPLKWEEFLGRVGQTVYLSATPGKYELSRGDGVVEQIIRPTGLVDPEVIVKPTKGQIDDLVHEIRLRAERDERVLVTTLTKKMSEDLTDYMLELGIQVRYLHSDIDTLRRVELLRDLRAGEFDVLVGINLLREGLDLPEVSLVAILDADKEGFLRSGTSLIQTIGRAARNVSGQVHMYADKITPAMEKAIEETNRRRAKQIAYNEERGIDPQPLRKKIAGILDSFAREDADTEELLGSGRQRSRGKAPVPGLSAKAGEKRAAKSLPAAELAELIGELTDQMHAAAADLQFEVAARLRDEVGELKKELRQMREAGVA; translated from the coding sequence ATGCGGCCCGTATCAGACATCGAACGCAGTGTGGCGCCCTTCGAGGTCGTCAGCCCCTTCCAGCCCAGCGGCGACCAGCCGACCGCCATCGACGACCTCGAGCGGCGCATCCGCGCGGGCGAGAACGACGTCGTCCTGCTCGGCGCGACGGGCACGGGGAAGTCGGCGACCACGGCGTGGATGATCGAGCGGTTGCAGCGCCCGACCCTGGTCATGGCGCCCAACAAGACCCTGGCCGCCCAGCTGGCGAACGAGTTCCGCGAGCTGCTGCCGAACAACGCGGTCGAGTACTTCGTGTCGTACTACGACTACTACCAGCCCGAGGCCTACGTCCCGCAGACGGACACCTACATCGAGAAGGACTCCTCGATCAACGAGGAGGTAGAGCGGCTGCGCCACTCCACCACCAACTCGCTGCTGACCCGCCGCGACGTGGTCGTGGTCGCCTCGGTGTCCTGCATCTACGGCCTGGGCACCCCCCAGGAGTACATCGACCGCATGGTGCGGCTCAAGGTCGGCCAGGAGATCGACCGGGACGCGCTGCTGCGCAAGTTCGTCGACATCCAGTACGCGCGCAACGACGTGGCGTTCACCCGCGGCACCTTCCGGGTGCGCGGCGACACCATCGAGATCTTCCCGGTCTACGAGGAGCTCGCCGTCCGCATCGAGATGTTCGGCGACGAGATCGAGGCCCTGTACACGCTGCACCCGCTCACCGGCGAGATCATCACCGACGACCAGCAGCTGTACGTCTTCCCCGCCACCCACTACGTCGCCGGCCCCGAGCGCATGGAGCGCGCCATCGCCGGCATCGAGAAGGAGCTCGGCGAGCAGCTCGCGGTCATGGAGAAGCAGGGCAAGCTGCTGGAGGCCCAGCGGCTGCGGATGCGCACCACGTACGACATCGAGATGATGCGGCAGATCGGCACCTGCTCCGGCATCGAGAACTACTCGCGGCACATCGACGGCCGCGAGGCGGGCTCCGCCCCCGACACCCTCATCGACTACTTCCCCGAGGACTTCCTCCTCGTCATCGACGAGTCGCACGTCACCGTGCCGCAGATCGGCGCCATGTACGAGGGCGACGCCTCCCGCAAGCGCACCCTGGTCGACCACGGCTTCCGCCTGCCCTCCGCCCTCGACAACCGCCCGCTGAAGTGGGAGGAGTTCCTGGGACGCGTCGGGCAGACCGTCTACCTGTCGGCCACCCCGGGCAAGTACGAGCTCTCCCGCGGCGACGGCGTCGTCGAGCAGATCATCCGTCCGACCGGCCTGGTCGACCCCGAGGTCATCGTCAAGCCCACCAAGGGGCAGATCGACGACCTGGTGCACGAGATCCGGCTGCGCGCCGAGCGCGACGAGCGCGTCCTGGTCACCACCCTCACCAAGAAGATGTCCGAGGACCTCACCGACTACATGCTGGAACTCGGCATCCAGGTGCGGTACCTGCACAGCGACATCGACACCCTGCGCCGGGTGGAGCTGCTGCGCGACCTGCGGGCGGGCGAGTTCGACGTCCTGGTCGGCATCAACCTGCTCCGCGAGGGCCTGGACCTGCCCGAGGTGTCGCTGGTCGCCATCCTCGACGCCGACAAGGAGGGCTTCCTACGCTCGGGCACCTCCCTGATCCAGACCATCGGCCGCGCGGCGCGCAACGTCTCCGGCCAGGTCCACATGTACGCCGACAAGATCACCCCGGCGATGGAGAAGGCCATCGAGGAGACCAACCGGCGCCGGGCCAAGCAGATCGCGTACAACGAGGAGAGGGGCATCGACCCGCAGCCGCTGCGGAAGAAGATCGCCGGCATCCTGGACTCCTTCGCCCGCGAGGACGCCGACACCGAGGAGCTGCTGGGCTCCGGCCGCCAGCGTTCGCGCGGCAAGGCGCCGGTGCCGGGCCTGTCCGCCAAGGCGGGGGAGAAGCGGGCCGCCAAGAGCCTGCCCGCGGCCGAACTGGCGGAGCTCATCGGCGAGCTGACCGACCAGATGCACGCCGCCGCCGCGGATCTCCAGTTCGAGGTCGCGGCCCGGCTGCGCGACGAGGTGGGCGAGTTGAAGAAGGAGCTGCGGCAGATGCGGGAGGCCGGCGTGGCCTGA
- a CDS encoding N-formylglutamate amidohydrolase, which yields MDESTFRVTEGAPDSPVLLHVPHSARAVPGHVRERILLDDAGLAAELDHMTDSHTDLIAARAAGRTGAWQFTNRLSRLVVDPERFPDEREEMRAVGMGAVYTRTSHGAPLREHDPRHERALLEAYFEPYAAAMTAAVQDRLEATGRAVVIDVHSYPGARLPYELHGDGPRPAVCLGTDAFHTPAWLLDAARDAFAPCGEVGVDSPFAGTYVPLKHYGEVREVSALMVEIRRDGYMSEPGGAPGEGLDRLGDALAALVAAVGTGGGTGGGSGTGGLR from the coding sequence ATGGACGAATCGACTTTCCGCGTCACCGAGGGCGCGCCGGACTCGCCTGTGCTCCTCCACGTCCCGCACAGCGCCCGCGCCGTGCCCGGGCACGTCCGTGAGCGCATCCTCCTGGACGACGCCGGACTGGCGGCCGAGCTCGACCACATGACGGACTCGCACACCGACCTGATCGCGGCGCGCGCCGCCGGACGGACGGGGGCCTGGCAGTTCACCAACCGGCTGTCGCGGCTGGTCGTCGACCCCGAGCGGTTCCCGGACGAGCGGGAGGAGATGCGCGCCGTCGGCATGGGCGCCGTCTACACCCGCACCTCGCACGGGGCGCCGTTGCGCGAGCACGACCCCCGGCACGAACGGGCCCTGCTGGAGGCCTACTTCGAGCCGTACGCGGCCGCCATGACGGCGGCCGTACAGGACCGGCTGGAGGCCACGGGGCGGGCGGTCGTCATCGACGTGCACTCCTACCCCGGCGCGCGACTCCCCTACGAGCTGCACGGCGACGGGCCCCGCCCCGCCGTCTGCCTGGGCACCGACGCCTTCCACACCCCGGCCTGGCTGCTGGACGCCGCCCGCGATGCCTTCGCGCCGTGCGGGGAGGTCGGTGTCGACTCGCCGTTCGCCGGCACCTATGTGCCGTTGAAGCACTACGGCGAGGTCCGCGAGGTCTCGGCGCTGATGGTCGAGATCCGCAGGGACGGGTACATGAGCGAGCCCGGTGGTGCCCCCGGCGAGGGACTGGACCGGCTCGGTGACGCGCTGGCCGCCCTCGTCGCCGCCGTGGGCACGGGTGGCGGAACCGGCGGTGGCAGCGGAACCGGCGGCCTCAGGTGA
- a CDS encoding methylated-DNA--[protein]-cysteine S-methyltransferase, whose translation MTQPQTPSAEVAWSVLEVPVGPLLLAATGQGLVHVAFRTGEEEAPAVLERICSRLGAAPARRPGPASAAGARLDEAIRQVEAYFAGTRHTFDLDLDWSLTTGFNRRVLRELSAGVPFGSVVGYQDLAKRVGEPGAARAVGVAMGANPLPVVVPCHRVLESDGGIGGFGGGLRMLDIKRSLLALEGVLPEPLF comes from the coding sequence GTGACGCAACCACAGACCCCTTCCGCCGAGGTCGCCTGGTCGGTGCTGGAGGTACCGGTCGGGCCGCTGCTGCTCGCCGCAACCGGGCAGGGCCTGGTCCACGTCGCCTTCCGGACCGGGGAGGAGGAGGCGCCCGCCGTGCTGGAGCGGATCTGCTCCCGGCTGGGTGCCGCGCCCGCGCGCAGGCCCGGTCCCGCGAGCGCCGCGGGGGCCCGGCTGGACGAGGCGATACGCCAGGTGGAGGCGTACTTCGCCGGGACGCGCCACACCTTCGACCTCGACCTCGACTGGTCTTTGACGACCGGCTTCAACCGCCGTGTGCTGCGCGAGCTGTCGGCCGGCGTCCCGTTCGGCAGTGTGGTCGGTTACCAGGACCTCGCCAAGCGGGTCGGTGAGCCGGGCGCCGCCCGGGCCGTCGGGGTGGCCATGGGCGCCAACCCGCTGCCCGTCGTCGTCCCGTGCCACCGGGTCCTGGAGAGCGACGGGGGCATCGGCGGCTTCGGCGGGGGCCTGCGCATGCTCGACATCAAGCGCTCGTTGCTGGCCCTGGAGGGCGTCCTGCCGGAGCCGCTGTTCTGA